The following proteins are co-located in the Rhea pennata isolate bPtePen1 chromosome 2, bPtePen1.pri, whole genome shotgun sequence genome:
- the MRPL53 gene encoding large ribosomal subunit protein mL53: MASKIRVALRPVKSILVRFCPFEPNAESTRIFLQRIYHKKIYDTNRNCEVTADVRHDGSEPLIDVMFADGERLIMKGANLTTVEMLTALSSRCNAKELKAEQKSKKKSP, encoded by the exons ATGGCGTCCAAGATCCGTGTGGCGCTGCGGCCCGTGAAGAGTATCCTGGTCCGCTTCTGCCCCTTCGAGCCCAACGCGGAGAGCACGAG aatatttcttcaACGGATATAccataaaaaaatctatgacACTAACAGGAACTGTGAAGTGACTGCTGATGTGAGACATGATGGGTCTGAACCACTTATAGATGTTATGTTTG CTGACGGAGAGCGACTGATAATGAAAGGAGCCAACCTGACAACAGTTGAAATGTTAACAGCATTGAGCTCCAGATGTAATGCAAAAGAGCttaaagcagaacagaaaagcaagaagaagagTCCATGA